The following nucleotide sequence is from Chryseobacterium sp. CY350.
TACGGATGAAGAATTTTTAATGAAATTTCATCATTTTTAATGTGAAATTTTTAATAGCTAAGTGAATATGCTGAAATAAATCGAAACCTTTTTCTGATGATGACAAATTGTTACTATTTCCAATAGCTCCAGTTAATTCCATCAAAAACCGCAATAGCATTACTCAAAGTGTCATAGCACATCATTCCCTGATAAGGACTTTTAACTTTATTTGCGGGATCTTTGATGTGAGGTAAATTGAGGGCTTTATTAGATGACTCCAGAATAAATACTCCCACTGCAGTGCTGGTTGCCGAGCCAATAATTACTCCCGAACCAATTTCAGTTCCAGCGGTAGGAACTAAGCCTGTATTTGTACCGGTATCGGTCATGTCAATCCACTTTCCGTTTTCGAACATCCTTACTTTCATAAGCTCTCTGTCATATAGAAATGTTCCGTTCTGTGGATTGTTAGTGGACGGATTTACTACGGGAAAAGTAGGAGAATTCGTTACACCCGGCAAAATAATACCCCGGAAATTTGCTGTTTCTGTATCGTTGGTAGAATTGGTCGCAGTTGCTCCTCCAAATTCAATTGTCGAACTTACGCTCACCACATTGGTTTTGCCAATGGCTATTTGGGCATTACAAAAATTTCCTATAAAAAGTAGGGATAAAAGTAATTTTTTCATTTCTATTGAATCAAAAATTAGTCGTTACAAGTTCTCTTAATACAGTTCCAGACAGTACCGTTATAAAGCTTCGTACACGCAGAACCAATATCATAAACGATCATTCCTTTCCGCGGATTGGTAATCAGATTGGTATTTGCAATCCTGGTAATCACCATTCCTTTAGATAAAGATTCGAGAGCTAAGAAGCCGTTGGGAATTCCTCCTTCTGCTTTGTTAGAACCTGCAGGCCAATTCCGGTATCTTGAGGATTGGGTAGAAATTCCCATCTGTGTATATCCGTCAGGCGTTCCAGACAAACCGGGTTTCATGCAATAGTCAACATTTATTGTTATTGATGCTAAATTACTAACCAGATTGGCATTATCTCTAATTGTGTAATTGACCACCGAGGCTGTATTGAAAAAATTCTGTACAGGCGTAAAAGTCATTATGCCGTTGTTATCAACAATCCAGGTACCTTGTCCGCTCACAGAAAAGCCTTTAATATTTCCATTCACTGTGCTGATATTAGCGGCTCCGGATGGAGGGACCAAATTGATACTTGATGGGATGAGCGTACCAGAATTTGGATCTGTATCATTGCTGATAATACTGAATACTTTATTTAAATTTTTATGCGCTGATACAACATCGTTGGTTGCGACAGGTGGCTGATTGATTGCAAAGTTATTTCCCATTGAGGTACCGTTTGCCAAGACCACAGAAGAAGAATTGGTAAGCGTACCGTTGCTATTTCCAACCAGTGTAAAACCTGATGGCACAACGAGTTCCACCGTATAAGGTCCCTGATAAGTGTTGGTGTTGATATTGTCGAAGAAATAAAATCCTGCCGTATTAGTCGTTGTTGTTCTAATCTCGGTACCATTGTTATAAAGCTTCACTGTGGCACCCGAATATCCGTTTCCGTCTGGTGTTCCTGCATTATTATCGTTGTAAACAGTCCCGGCTACACTGGCAGCAAAGGTGATAGATTCTTCGTTGTAGGCGCCAATAAAAGCAAGGTCTGAGGTGCCGGAAAATGACTGAATAAGTTTTACTGCCTGACCGTAATTTGCTGACGTTAATCCGAATTCTGACCAGTCGGCTGCTAGAACCCTGATGTCCCTGCTACATCCGGATGTAACGGAAACGCCCAGATTGTATGCCGGCGGAGTGACGTTAGCATTATAAAACTTCCAGCACGCACTACCTATACTTGGAACAGAAGTAAATGCTACAGAATACATTGATCCTACCATATTTCCGTTGATGTCCTGAAAGTAAAAAGTATCATTGGCAGCAGAGGGAGATCCCATCTGAGTGAATATAAGATCTGGAATACCGTCTCCAATAGATGCGGGGACGATACCCATCGTATTTAAGCTAATACTTGTTCCCTGAGGTATGTTAAAAATGGCTGATCCAAGGCCTAAGCCATTAAGACCGTCGGAGAGATATTCCACCATATTATTATGAACAGGAACCGGCGAAATGTTTCCGTTCCCACCAAAATTTTGTCCCACACCGATAAATGTACTTCCACCGGGAGGCGGAATATTGTAGATAGGTAAGGAAATAAAGGTTCCCGTCTGAAAGTTTACATTTGCAGCCACCAACGCTGCGTCATTCACTCCTGTAGAGTAGGTTACTGGACTGTGTACTGTACCGGAGCCATCTGCATCCCATACAAATCCAAGCAAATTATGACTATTATTTGGTTGTACAGAGCTGGAACTTTCCCAAAAGCCATTAAAATCTGAGTAGATCTTTGAAACTGCACGCTGTGCATTGGCTGATAGTGAAAAGATAATTCCCGATAGTACAAATATTTTTCTCATCATCACTTAAGTTAATCTTTGTAGCAAGTTGCGAAATTAATAAAAATAATGATAGTTAGTGGATTAAGATTTGTTCAAAATAGATTTTGTTGACATATATCATAAATATTTCCGTTTATTATTGTGAATTCTTATCATTTTGATACCACAAAGAATTACTTAAGACTTTGTATATAAGTAGAGTAGATGTCACAAGCCAGCGCGAACGAAAATGTATGCAAAATTGTTAAAAGAAGCAGATATAATAAGAAACAAAGCTCTGGAATTTAGGTGTGGCACTGGAAATCGCTGTAGATGCTAAAAGAAAAATAGAATTGATCGCATTGAAATAATTATAAAAAACCTATGGAGCTGGTTTTCTTTTCGGGTTGAAGATTGGTTTTGCGTCCGATATTAATAAAAAATTCGCGTAATTGATTTATTTAAATAAAAAAGCTTGTGTATATCAATTAATTGACATACATTTGTAAAATAATAAAGCGACTAATTGTTTTGATTTTAATAATTCAGATAAAAAAGAAGCTTGTTTTTGTCATTAATTTTTAGGTGCACTACCTTTTAAGAAGTTCGATTTTCACTCTTAAATTCTAAACATCCACATTTTTCTTTCAAAAATTTATTATCGTTTTGATGTTAATCAAAATATCAGGATAATTGATCCTATAAAATAGAATACAATAATTTTTAATACATAATACAATGCAACAAGGAACAGTAAAATTCTTTAACGAAACTAAAGGATTTGGTTTTATCACTCCATCAACTGGTGGACAAGACGTTTTCGTACACACTTCAGGTTTAGTAGATAATATTCGTGAAAATGATGTCGTAACATTCGATTTACAAAATGGAAACAAAGGGGTGAATGCAGTGAACGTTAAAATAGCGTAACTTCATTTACAACCATCATATGGTATAGAGAGCAGAACATTTATTGTTTTGCTCTTTTTTTTGTGCTGTGATTAAAGTCTTAATCCGATTAATGAACAAAGATTTATAGATTACCTGAACCACAATTTGAATATCAATTTGGAAAATTCAGACAATAAACATTACACAGAGACATACCAAATTTAACAATAAAATTCAGCAGAACTTCATTTATTCAAGAAACAGGAAGTGAAGATTCGTATTTTTCATTTACTTCTCCACTATGGAGATCAGTTTTACCATCATTTCTATTACTCCATCTTTTTTTAAAGGGATCACATTGCTAACAATCGTATAGCCTTCTACAAATGGGATAAGAAAACTTACAATCTCATCAGGATTTTTACAGAATTTTGAGACTAAATCGATCAACCACAGGCAATATGTTTTGTAGTAAGTTTCTACAGCAACCTGCAATTCTTTATTTCTAGCTGCTAAAGTCCAGATTTCCTGAAACATCAAAGTCTGATGACTGGTTCTACCATCTACCAGTAACATATTCAGTATTTTTTCCAGAAAAACATTTTTATCCGGTGCGCTGTCTGAACTCAAAAGTTTTATAGCTTGGGAAAGTTCATTTTTGCAACTTTCAAAGTAAAATTCTACGGTGGCAATTAAAAGAAGATTTTTATCTTTATAATAATACTGAAGATTACTTAAAGACAAACCGGCATTTTTTGCTACTTTTCTCATCGAGAGATTTTCTGCTCCTTCTTTGATAAGAAGATCTATTGTTGTTTCTAAAATCTTATTTAAACGCTCTTCTTTTTTGTCCATTTGGTAAATTTAAAAATAAAATATTAAAGTTGTGATTATTTAGGTCAAATGACCTATATTTGTAGTAGGTCAAATGACCTAAATTAATTTTTAAAATGGTTTTATGGAATCACAGGAAAAAAGAATCTTAATTATTGGCGGGTACGGCCAAGTGGGAAGCAATATTGCAAGGCTGATCAGAAAAAACGACAGCTACGTTGAAATTATTCTTGCAGGAAGAAGTCCCAAAAATGGCGAACTTCTGGTTAAAGAATTAACAAATGCTAAAACCGCCTACATCAATCTTGAGGAAGGTTTTGATTTAAATAAATTTCAAAAAATAGACCTTATCATATCTGCATTGAGTGATCACACCAATATCTTAAGAGAAACTGCTATTTCAAACAGAATTGCCTGCATCACGGTAAGCGAAGTGGCTGATCAGATTTCTACTACGGCATTTCTCGCATTGCACAAAACAATAACTGCTCCGATTGTCTTTGCCGGGCATTGGCAGGCGGGATTGCTGACTCTTGTAGTAAAGCATTTGGCAGCAAAATTTAGCAATATTACATCCATTGAAACAGCAGGATTATATGATGAAAAAGATCCCGTAGGTCCATTAGTGAAGAACGAGGTCACAGGTTTTGTCGGTAGGGCATTAATTCGTCAGGATAGAAATTGGCTGCATGTAGATGCAAAAACCAATACAAGAGTGATTGATTTATACAACGGTGAATCTGCTATAGGTCATCCAATGGGCACACTTGATGTTCCCAGCATCGCTGCATTTACAGATGCTGCAAATATCAGATTTGATTTTGTTATCGGAAATTCTATCGGAAGTACTAAAGGAATCGGAGCTTCACATGATCTTTATATAGAAATTGAAGGAACTTTGGTATCGGGCGAAAAGAAAAATCTTCGTACAATAGTTTCCGGACCAAAAGGAAATTCTCACCTCACAGCAGTTGGTATTTATCTTATTACCGAGAAAATATTAGGTTTTAACGGACGTTCTGTGCAAAAAACGGGAGGTCTTTATCTTCCTGAAACAATTATTTCAGAGGAAAACATCATTAAACGTCTGGCAGAATTCGGGATTCAAACCTATGAAGATATTTCTTAAATTTAATCTAAAATCTTATCAATTCAGCTTTTAAAATGAAAAAAATATTGATCATTATACCACTTTTTCTCTTATTCAACATTGATGCACAGACAAAAAGTAACCATATAAAACAACAGAAAATTATGAACAACACAACAATCCTCAACACAGCGAATGAAAATGTATCAAAAGGCGATTACGAAAGTTTTTTAGCTTATTGTACCTCTGATACAAAATGGGTATTTGTAGGCGAGCGGATTCTGAATGGAAAAGAAGAAGTGCGTGCTTATATGAAAGAATTTTATGTCGAACCACCTGTATTTGATGTAAAACTGGCTATAGAAGATGGCGATTTTGTTACAGTGACGGGTAATATTAGCTTAAAAAATAAAAACGGAAAGTTTGAACACTTTGATTATTGTGATATCTGGAGATTTGAAAACGGAAAAATTGCAGAGTTAAAAGCATTTGTCATTGAAAAGAAACCATAATGAATCACAATTAATATTTAAATATATCTTACGCGAATTATAAATGTCACCACTAATACAAGTGGTGATATTTTTCTAAAAAACCCTTAGCAATTGGTTGCATGATGGTCAGCCGGAAATCGCGAAAATAAGATTAGCATTTATAAGCGAACTTATACTTTAAAGAATTGATTAACAATTTTTAAATAAATCATTTAGTTAGATAATTTCCTTACTTCGATTTTAAATTTATTTTAAGACAATTTGATAATATCCTTTCTGATCGGTTACGTCAATTGCAATTCCGGTAAACGTTAATTTATTGATTTGATATCCGTTACAGCCGCCTTTGTACTCAGAAGATTCTATCGAAAACTGAAAAACTCTGACAGGAGAGTAGAAAGTGTAATTTTTTGTACCGTTAAAAATTCCTACATTTTCCAGAATAACTTTTCCGTCATCCGTTTTGGTAAGTGCTACACCAACCTGATTTTCATCCATTACAGAAAACGGATTTAGGGTTCCATTGGTTATAAGATTGTTTCCATTATCATCAACAAACTCGAAAATAACAGGAAGCGGTGCATTATAACATTCTTCACCACATGAAGACATAAAAAACGTCATCACCAGAAAAAGTATTAATTTTCTCATATAATAAAATTTGATGCTGATGTAAAGTTATATATTATGCGTCTATATCCAAAATCATATCAATAATTCTTATTTTTTCAGCATTTAAATTTTAAATACGTCAAAAAAAATATGATTTAATCTTAAATGTAATATAAGAATTTTAATAATAAAAAAAGGACAAACCAAGCGGTTCATCCTTCAATTTTATTTTTTAGAATAATTTTAAGCCTCAATAAATTCCAAAAGATCTTTATTAATCGTCGGAGCTTCCGTAGTCGGCATTCCGTGAGGGAAACCAGGGTATGTTTTTAAAGTTCCGTTTTTCAGTAATTTGATAGATTTCAAAGCTGCATTTTGGTAAGGCACAATCTGGTCATCTTCACCGTGAAGTACCAAAACTGGAATGTCGGTGTTTTTCAAATCTTCAGTCTGATCGGTTTCAGAAAACGCTTTGATTCCGTCGTAATGCGCTACAATTCCGCCCATCATTCCCTGTCTCCACCAGTTTCTCTGCACACCTTCTTTCACGTCTGCACCTTCTCTATTATAGCCGTAGAAAGGGAAAGTTAAATCAATGTAAAACTGATTTCTGTTGTTCAGAGTCTGATCTCTGATACCGTCAAAAACCGACATCGGAACCCCATCAGGATTGCTGTCACTTGCCACCATAATCGGCGGAACAGCGCTGATTAAAACCGCTTTTTTCGCTCTTCCATTCGCATATTTCGCTACATAACGGATCACTTCGCCACCACCTGTAGAGTGACCGATGTGAACTACATCTTTCAGGTCAAGGAATTCCACCAGTTCTGCGGCGTCAGACGCATATTGATCGATCGTGTGGTTGTAAATATTCTGGCTTGAACGGCCGTGACCTCTTCTGTCATGCGTCACCACTCTGTAACCTCTTTGCAGAAAGAAAATCACCTGTGCATCCCAATCGTCTGATGATAAAGGCCATCCGTGGTGAAACATCAAAGTTGGTCCTTCGCCTTGGTCTTTGTAAAAAATCTCTGTTCCGTCTTTTAATTTAAGTGTGCTCATAATTGTTTATTTTTAATGTTTTGATAATTTTATTTTAATATTTTTTTGTCTTAATTCTTTAGCAAATGTAGTCGAGCGAAATCCTTTCAACATTGACATAAGATAATATCGTTTATTTCTCGTACTTTTTTATTTGGGCAGCTACTTCCGCCTTCCGTTCCCAATCTTTTTTGCCCGACGATTTCAGTTGAATAGAAATTGACAGTAAGCAAAAAAGGATTTCCACTCAAGTCGGGCTGCAGATTCGGTTTAGATTCACGTTTGCCGTTTCTCTGTCTTAACTGATGTAAAACTACTGCAGATTATAAAGTTTTTGATTTATCTTTCGACGAACAGGCAAAAATCGTCGTTGAGTTCAGGAAAGAATTAGTTGCAATTATTTTTTAAAGATTCCCTGAGAAAAAACGTTAAATACTAATGACAAACTTCCAACGTTATTTCACGTTTTCCCGTACCAGTTCTAATAGATTTTCCGCGCCACCATCGAATTTCTTTCCATTCACAAAGAAAGAAGGTGTTCCGTTCACGCCGCTCATAATTCCGCTTTCAAAATCTGAATCTACTTTGTCGGCAAGTTCCGTACTTTCCAAATCCTTTTCAAATTGAGGAATATTCAGTTTTAACTGTTCCGCCAGTTTCATCAGTAAGTTTTCATTTAGATCTCTTTGGTTTTCGTAAATCGCATCGTGCATTTCCCAGAATTTCCCCTGAAGATTGGCCGCCTCCGCTGCGATAGCCGCCGGTCTTGCATATTGGTGCATTTCAGATAAAGGAAAGTTTCTGAAAACAAATTTGATCTGGATTCCAAATTCTTTCATCAATTCCTTCAGAACCGGATAAGCAGCACCACAATATGGACATTGATAATCTCCGTATTCTACGATAACGAGGTCGGCGTCTAAGTTACCTTGTGCGTGGTCAGTCTGGCTGACATTTGGTTTTAGTGACATAATTTATTTGGTGTTAAGGGTTTCTAAAGCTTCTAAAATTCCGTCTGCGCCAGGATTAATGGCTGTTGGCGACAGATAACTCCATTCGATGATGCCATCTTTGTTGATAACGAAAAGTGCGCGTTTGCATTCTCCTTCTTCCTCATCGTAAACGCCATACTGCTTGGCGATTTCTCCTTTGGCTTCAAAATCTGCGAGTAATGGAAAGTGTAAATTTCTTGATTGTGAAAATGCGAGATGACACCATTTGCTGTCGACGGAAATTCCGAAAAGTTCTGCATCATATTTCTTGAAAAACTTCAAAGTTTCATTATACAAAGCCATTTGGTCGCTGCAAACCGGACTCCAGTCGGCGGGATAAAAAGCGAGAATCACATTTTTTCCTTTGAATTCGGAAAGCTTAATTTTCTGGTCAGGAGTTGCGTACAGGGTGAAATCTGGAGCAACATCATTTTTTTGTAACATAATTTTAGTTTTTAAAGTTTAATATGTAAAACTGAAAGCAGTGATCCGCAAAATATTAACAACAGTGCCGGAAGAATCAAAGTCCAGTCTTTTAAATAACCGAGTAGGAAAGGAGCTGCGAAAGCACCTGCTAAAAAGCCAAACCATAAGAGCAAAAGATGAATGGCATTCGATTTCGATTCTTCTTTTTCTGCTTTATCAGTGGTCATCGTCATTGTTGCAGTATTTCTGGCCAGGCTGTTCAAAGTTCCGGTTACGAAGTCTGTATTTATTTTTTGTTTGCCTACAGAAGTTACAATCGTGTTCATTATTCCCATTGAAAACCCAATTGTCGCAACAGATACCACATTATTGATCATATAAAAATAAGCAATTATCGAATAAAAAATCAGAATTCCTGCAACGATGTAAAATGTTAATATTTGGTTCTTAATTCTCTTCCATAACGAGAGACAAGTTCCGGCATAAATTCCTAAAAGAAAACAGATTATAACAGTAAATGAAGTGATAATGATTCCCAGTTTACCGGTTGAAACTGCCGCTCCAAGTGAAGTCGTATTCCCACTCATAAAAGAGACGTAGGTTTTCCACTGTATCAATCCTGTTGCATCCACGTAGCCTGCAATCAACGCAAGGAATATGGCTAATCTTTCCTGCATTTTTACTGACCCGGACAGAGCGACAATCTTCGGTGAGGAAATGATAGGCTGTTCCATTGTTTTACATTTTAAACAATTTGTTTTTATTTGTTTAATGCCCCAATGGCTTTCGTAATTCCTTCTCCTGCAGTGGTAAAAAACGCTGGTCCGGCAAGCAATGTTATTTTCTCAATCGGTTTGAATGAAGACATTTTTTTATCCTTTAAATAAAGCTGAGTTCGGTACGCATTGATAGCTCCGGTCACGCCATATCCTGCAACTTCAGCGGTTGGCGAATCTATTCCCGCATCTTTTAAATCGGTTGCAAAACCATATTTGGTGACACCCAATCGCAGTGCTTCTTCCATCCCGACACTTGCAACCTGCTGCATCAGTTCTGGAGTGAATCTATTCCGGTCGCCCAAACCGATGAGTAACAGTTTCTTTGCTCCGATAGTTCCGGAAGGTGGCGTAATCAACAGTGTTTCCAGGGAATGTCCGGCAAATTTCCCGGATTTTCTAAGGTCTGTGATGAGGCCTTTCAGACTTTCATCGAGGTGAACCATTCCGTTTACAGCAGCCGGAAGAGCCGGTGGCGAATTGAAAATATCACCTTCTGTATATTCAAAAACGCAGGCGATCTGTAACGGCGCAATCTCTGTGGAAGGTCCCTGTACCATTCCTTCGATGGCGATTCCGTCCACTTTCCCCCAGATTTTTGATGTGTTTGCAGGCGTTGTCTGAACGGTTGTCTGGGCAGAATATATTTGCGGAGTGGAAATAAATATTGATGCAAATAAAAATATTTTTAGCGTGTTTTTAAGATTTGTAGTTTTCATAATATTAAATTTTTAGATGATTAAAGTAATGAAATGTGTTTTTAATTAAGGTTTAATGAAAATTTTCTCTTTCGGAAATTTCTCTATTTCGCCATCTTTCAAACCAAAGTTGGTTACAACAACATCTTTCGGATTTCCGGATAACCATTGGCTCAAATCAATCGATTCATAATGACCGCTGTTGAAGCCAATTAAAATTCTGCAAACCGTGTCGCCTGTATTTTTGATGTAATGTCCGGCTCCCATTGGAACGTAGCCCACATCTCCGGCACTGAACTGCTCTGTAACGCAGGTAGATTCTGCCAGGAAAACCGACATTTCTGCCTGTCCGGAAATAAAATACTGCCATTCGTCCGCATTCGGATGCCAGTGCATTTCTCTCAAAGCTCCGGGTTGCAACTCCAAAACAGAACCCGACATTGTACTGCTGATTGGGAATTCTTTACTCGTCACCAATCTCTGCAAACCTCCGCCGGGAACAATTCTCGGCTGTTGAGAATGCAAAGGATAACGGTGAAAACTTGTGAGTTCGATATCAGATTCACTCGGGCGGGCTTCAGCGGTAAACGATATTTCATCAGGAACAATTCCCGCTGCGAAATAGGCTTCCTTCTGAGGTAAAGCCGCCACTTCTTCCAATGTCAATCCTAAATTCTGAGCAACAATTTTGGGTGGAACAGACGAAACAAAATCAGTTACGCTGAACGTGTGGTCTTCAGAAAAATTACCGTTATCGAAAATTAAAATGAAATGACATTCTTCCGTTCCCGTCGCCTGAATCGAGTGACCATAACCTTTTGGAAAATACCAAACATCGCCCGGCTCAAAATTATCAGTATAGCTGTGTCCATCAGGATGAATTATCGTGGTACGAACCGTTCCTGAAATTACGTAAGCCCATTCGGCGGCGTTCGCGTGCCAGTGAAGTTCTCGCATACTTCCCGGCTGCAGTCTCATAGAAACTCCTGCAATGCCGATAGAAGCAGGGAAATCTTTGACAGAAGCGCCTCTTGTAGTTCCGCCATCGTTGGTTCTTGGTTCTTTTTTTTCCAGTTCGTATTTGAAACTTAATGATTCGTTTTTCATAATATTAATTTTTATAGTTGATGATAGTTTGTCATTATTTCTACTGTAAAGCTATCCCGAAATGACAGGTTTTTGAAGAGCTTTTCGGTGAACGGGCAAAATGAGTCGGTGGGAATTTGAAAGTGGTAGATGGTTGAGGAGATGATAGAAAAAAGAGTAAAGAATAAAGATTTCATAGTCAGAATTTCATAAGTGTTTCACATTATTTTAAAATAAAAACGATGCCCATTCTTTGTATTTCCTTGTTAAGTTTACGCCTTGGTATAACTTATAAAAATTCTAAGTTTTAAATTCTTTGTCTGACTTGCGTTATTTAAGCATCATTACAATGCCGATATTTAAAAATAAAATCCGTCCCAATTATATTTGAGAAGGATTTAAATTTGACTTAAATTAAATAAAAAGCGCAGAAATTTTATCTAACCAAAATAATTTTTCCCGTGTGACTTCCGTCTTCAAGCAATTGGTGAGCTTCTGCAGCTTCCGATAAAGGAAAGGTTTTGTAAATCACAGTTCTGAATTTTCCTGATTCTATGAAAGGCCAGACATTCTTCTGGACTTCTCTTGCCAATTGTTTTTTGAACTCATATTCACGGCTTCTCAAAGTGCTTCCGGTGACGGTCAGGCGCTTGGACATTACTTTCCAGATATCCAAGTCTACACGGCTGCCACTTACCGCATTGATGTGAACCAGTTTGCCTTCAGGATTCAGAATGTTGATATTTTTGGCTAAATAATCACCGCCAATCATATCGAGAATAACGTCGACACCTTCATCTTGCAATTCAGTTTCAAAATTTTGGGTTTTGTAATTGATGTAAGAATCGGCACCCAGTTCCAGACAATTCTGTCCTTTTTCATCAGAACCAACAGTGACAATTACTTTTGAACCCAATGCTTGTGCAATCTGAATTCCCGTAATGCCGATTCCGCTGTTTCCGCCGTGAATCAATAACGTTTCACCGGATTTTAAACTTCCTCTCTGAAAAACATTCGACCAGACCGTGAAAACAGTTTCAGGCAAACTTGCCGCTTCCGCAAAACTCAAATCTCCCGGAATTGG
It contains:
- a CDS encoding NAD(P)H-quinone oxidoreductase, with amino-acid sequence MKAIVITEYGGPDVLKVKDLPTPEVSGDEVLIEVKAAGLNRSDIFQREGNYPAPKGASAEIPGLEVAGTVVKCGPDVTDFTVGDKVCALLAGGGYAEYVAVREGQCLPIPGDLSFAEAASLPETVFTVWSNVFQRGSLKSGETLLIHGGNSGIGITGIQIAQALGSKVIVTVGSDEKGQNCLELGADSYINYKTQNFETELQDEGVDVILDMIGGDYLAKNINILNPEGKLVHINAVSGSRVDLDIWKVMSKRLTVTGSTLRSREYEFKKQLAREVQKNVWPFIESGKFRTVIYKTFPLSEAAEAHQLLEDGSHTGKIILVR